A region of the Pseudomonas asiatica genome:
GTGACGTTGTCCTCGTGCAGGCTGTCGCTCAACGCCTCGCCGCCGGTCATGCCGCTTTCGGCCACGCGCCGCGGTGGGAACTCGCGGGCCACGTCCGCGGCCGGTCGCTCGTCACCCACACGCCCCTCGCGTTCATCCAGGCGCTCGTCGAAGTCCAGTTCATGCACGCTGCCCATGCGGTCTTCGGTGTCGTCGATTTCAGTGGGGGTATACGGCTTCGGTTCATCTGCTCGGGCCATGTGCGTTCTCCGTCAGGTGGCTTCATTCGGTCGACTGCACCAGCTGCTGGAAGATTCAGAGTTTTTTTGAACTCCCGCCCGGGCCGCTGCCTCCCAGATTAGAGACTGCGAACCGCCCGGAGCCCGCCATGGCCAAGCCCCTGCAGGAATATGCGCGCAAGCGCGACTTCAATGCCACGCCCGAGCCCAGCGGCAAGCGCAGCCGTGGCAAGCGGGCCCACGCGCTGCAGTTCTGCATCCAGAAGCACGATGCCAGCCACCTGCACTACGACTTCCGCCTGGAGCTCGATGGCACGCTGAAAAGCTGGGCCATCCCCAAAGGGCCGTCGCTGGACCCCAAGGTGCGCCGCCTGGCCGTGCACGTGGAGGACCACCCGCTGGACTACGCCGACTTCGAAGGCCATATCCCCGAAGGCCATTACGGCGCGGGCGACGTGATCGTGTGGGACCGGGGCATCTGGGAGCCCGAAGGCGATGCGCGTGAGGCCTATGCCAAGGGCAAGCTGCGTTTTCGCCTGCAAGGCGAAAAGCTCGGCGGTGTATGGAACCTGTTCCGCACCCACCTAGCCGGCAAGAAGGAGCAGTGGATGCTGGTCAAGTCGCACGACAGCCAGGCGCGCAGCGAAGCCGACTACAGCATCGTCGACGCCCAGCCCGACAGCGTGCTCAGCGACCGCACGCTGGTGCCGCGCAAGCCGGCAGCAAAAAAGGCCGCCGCGCCACGTCGCAAAACCGCCAGCAAAGGCCGGAAGGTGCCGTTGCCGGCACAGCTGCAGCCACAACTGGCGACCTTGGTCGACTCCCCGCCCAGTGGCGACTGGCGCTACGAGGTCAAGTTCGACGGTTACCGCATCCTTGCCCGCATCGACGGTGATGACGTGCGCCTGTTCACCCGCAATGGCCATGACTGGAGCGGCAAGATGCCCAGGCAGGTTGCCGCCTTGCGTGCGCTGGGCCTCGATTCGGCCTGGTTCGATGGCGAGGTGGTGGTGGCCGGCGAAGACGGCGCGGCGGACTTCCAGGCGCTGCAGAACGCTTTCGACACCGAGCATGACGAGCACATCACCTATTACCTGTTCGACCTGCCCTTCCTGGGCGGCCAGGACCTGCGTCAGTTACCGCTGCAGGACCGGCGCAACACTTTGCAGCAGTTGCTGGAACACAACGAATCGGACGTACTCAAGTACTCCGCCGACTTTGACCAGCCCGTCGAATCCCTGCTCGACAGCGCCTGCCGGCTGCAACTCGAAGGCCTGATCGGCAAGCGCGTCGACAGCCCCTACAGCGGCCGCCGCAGCCCCGACTGGATCAAGCTCAAGTGCAAGCAGCGCCAGGAGTTCGTGATCGTCGGCTACACCGACCCCAAAGGCAGCCGCAGCGGTTTCGGTGCCCTGCTGCTGGCCTTGCACGACAACGACAGCGGCGAGTTGCGCTATGCCGGCAAGGTTGGCACCGGCTTCAGTGCAACCACGCTGGCCAGCATCCATGCCCGGCTGAAACCGTTGGAAATCGCCAGGCCGGCCCTGCCCAACCCGGCCACCGGGGCCGAAGCCCGGGGCGTGCACTGGCTGAAACCGCAACTGCTGGCCGAAGTCGCCTACGCCCAGATGACCCGTGACGGCATCGTGCGCCACTCGGTGTTTCACGGCCTGCGTGATGACAAACCGGCTACCGCCATCGACCTGGAGCGCAGCATGCCCGCCAAGACCCTGCCCAAGCGCAAGCAGGCCAAGGCCCCCGAGGCCTTGGGCGAGCTGCGCCTGACCCACCCCGAGCGGGTTGTCGACGCCACCAGCGGCGTTACCAAGCGTGAGGTCGCCGAGTACTACGCCGCTGTCAGCCAATGGATACTGCCCCAGCTCGAGCACCGCCCGGTGGCGCTGGTGCGCGCGCCGGATGGCCTGGCCGGGGAGCTGTTCTTCCAGAAGAACGCCGGCCAACTGCATCTGCCCAACGTGCTCAGCTACGACAAGGCCGAGGCCGGCCAGGCGGCGATGGTCGTCAACCGCGCCGACACCTTGCTGGGTGCCGTGCAGATGAACATGATCGAGCTGCACACCTGGAACGCCACCGACAAGGACTTCGACAAGCCCGACCGCTTCGTCCTCGACCTCGACCCGGACCCGGCACTGCCGTGGAAGGCCATGCTCGAGGCCACCCAACTGGCCCTGACGCTGCTGGATGAACTGGGCTTGAAGGTGTTTCTCAAGACCAGTGGCGGCAAAGGCATGCACCTGGTCGTGCCCCTGACCCGGCGGGCCAGCTGGGATGAAGTCAAGGCGTTCAGCCACGGCATCGTCGATTACCTGGCCAGGCTGTTCCCCGACAGGCTCAGTGCCGTATCCGGGCCCAAGAATCGCATCGGGCGCATCTTCATCGACTACCTGCGCAACGGCAAGGGCGCGACCACCGCCTGCGCCTATACCCTGCGCGCCCGCGAAGGCCTGCCGGTATCCGTGCCGATCTGGCGCGAGGAACTGCCGCAACTCAAGGGCGCCAACCAGTGGAACATCGGCAACGTGCTTGAACGCCTGGGCGAGGTGGACGACCCCTGGGCGGAGTATGGCAAGACAAGGCAATCGATCACCGTGGGCATGCGCAAGCAGCTGGGGCTGGCCTGATGGCGGCTTGCCTCCAGCGCTACGCCTACGCCCGCAGTGCCTCACCAAGGAGCCAAGCCCATGAGCATCGTCCAGGATTTTGACCTGACCAACCTCGATCGCCTGCTGCGAGCCTTCAGCGAGCGGCAGCAACCGCTCAACCTGGATACCCAGTTGCCGCAGCTGATCCAGGCACTGCAAGCCGACCACCTCGACCTGCTGCCCCTGCCCGGCCAGGGCAATACGCTACGGCGCTGGCAAACCCTGGCCCGGGTGGCAGGCTGTGATCTGGCCTTGGCCAAGCTGTACGAGGGCCACACCGACGCGTTGGCGATCCTTGCCGAATGCGCTGCGGCACACCACGCTGCCGAGGGTATATGGGGCGTGTGGGCCGCCGAACCGCCGGATGCCCGCGCCTGCATCGTGGCCCGTGATGGCGACCAGGTCCGCCTGGAGGGTCGCAAGGCCTGGTGTTCGGGCGCACTGCAGATCGACCGGGCGCTGGTCACGGCCTGGGACCAGCACGACCAGCCCCAGCTGGTGGCCATCGAACTGTCCCATCCCAGCCAGGGCCTTGCCATAGACCGCTGGCAGGCCATCGGCATGGCCACCACCGCCAGTGTCGAAGTCGAATTCAACCATACCCCCGGCATCGCCATCGGCCGCCCTGGGCAATACCTGTCACGCCCCGGGTTCTGGCACGGCGGCGCTGGCATTGCGGCCTGCTGGTACGGCGCCGCCGAAGCCCTGGCAGACTACCTGCGCGAACACTGCCGCAACCCCCGCCCCGACCCACATGCCGATGCTCACCTGGGCGCGGTCGATGCAGCCTTGTACGGCGCCAGGGCGGCACTGCGCGAATGCGCGGCGTGGATCGACCGCCAGCCAGGCGCGGACGCCAGCTTCGAAGTGCGCCGCACCCGCGCCCAGGTGGAACAGGCCGTGGAGCAGGTGATCCACCACGTTGGCCGGGCGCTGGGCGCCACGCCTTTCTGCCGCGACAACCACTTTGCCCGGCTGAGCGCCGACTTGCCGGTGTTCCTGCGCCAGAGCCATGCCGAGCGCGACCTGGCGGCGCTCGGCGAGCAGTTGGCACAACGGCCGGCGGGAGTCTGGCAGCTATGAGGCAGAACCTGATCCAGGCGAACAGCGGTACGCCGTGGGCGGCCTGGCAGCAGGCCGCGCACCTGGCCAGGGCCACCTGGATCACCCCGCAGCAGCTGTGCCCGCCAGGCCGCCGCCTGGTACTGCTGGCTCCGCACCCCGATGATGAAATTCTCATGGCCGGCGGGCTGCTGGCGGGCTTTCATGGCCGGGAAGACGACCTGGTGCTGATCTCCGCCACCGATGGTGAAGCCAGCCACCCCGGCTCTACCCACTGGAGCGAACACCGCCTGCGCCGGCAAAGGCCGCTGGAAAGCCGCCATGCGCTGCAACAGCTTGACCTCGACCTCGGCCGCATGGACTGGCGGCGGCTCCACCTCAAGGACGGCGCGTTGCCACGTGACGAGGCATTTCTGCTCAACCACCTGAGCCAGTTGCTCAGGCCTGACGACCTGCTGATGGCCACCTGGAGCGGCGATGGTCACTGTGACCACGAGGCAGTGGGCCGGGCTGCGGCGCAGGCGGCCCGGATGCGCAAGGTGCAATGCCTGGAGGTACCCGTGTGGGCCTGGCACTGGGCGCAACCGGACGACCCGCGCCTGCCTTGGCCGCGGGCCCACCGCATCCAGCTGGACGAGGCCAGCCTGGCCCGCAAGCGCAAGGCCCTGGCCGCCCATGTCAGCCAGCTGGAGCCGGATGGCCAGCGCCCGCCCGTACTGCCGCCGAACTTGCTGGATTGCCTGCTGCAACCTTTCGAACTGGTGTTCCTGTAAATGGAGTTGTCATGAGCCTCGACCCACAGTATTTCGCCGACCTGTACGCCACCAGTGAAGACCCTTGGGCCTTTCGCACCCGCTGGTACGAAAAGCGCAAGCGCGAGCTGGTCATGGCCAGCCTGCCGCGCCAGTGCTACCAGCGCGTGTTCGAGCCGGCTTGCGCCAATGGCGAGCTGAGCGCCCTGCTGGCCGAGCGTTGTGCCAACCTGTTGTGCCAGGACCTGGACCCTACTGCGGTAGCGCTGGCCGGTGAACGCTTGGCTGGACTGAGCAATGTCTCGGTGGAACTGGCGCGGCTGCCCTCGGACTGGCCGCATGGGCATTTCGACCTGATCGTGCTGAGCGAGGTGGGTTACTACCTCGACCCGACCGACTGGTTGCAGGTGATCGAACAGTCGGTGGCCAGCCTGACCTACGACGGTGGGCTGCTGGCCTGCCACTGGAAGCATCCCATCGCCGGCTGCCCGCAGGACGGGCGTGAAGTGCACCGCATGCTGGCCCGGCACCTTCCGCTGTATCTGCAGTTCCAGCATGACGAGGCGGACTTCGTGCTGGAGTACTGGGCCTCTCAGCCCAGCGTGGTCGACCTCGACGAGACCTGCCCATGATTGCCGTGGTGATCCCGGCCCACAACGAGGCCCGGCGCCTTGGGCGCTGCCTGCGGGCAGTACTGGCTGCCGCCCTGCAGGCGCAGCAGGCGGGGCACCAGGTGGAGGTGCTGGTGGTGCTGGACCGCTGCAGCGATGGCAGCGCCGCCGTGGCAAGGCGTTTCGGTGTACAGGTGCTGACGGTGGATGCCGGCAACGTCGGTATGGCCCGCCGGGTGGGCGCGGCATACATGGTCGAGCGCGGCGCGCAGTGGCTGGCCTGCACCGATGCCGACAGCCGGGTGCCAGAGCACTGGCTGCTGTCGCAACTGGCCTGCAGGGCCGAGGTGGTGTGCGGCACGGTGCATGTCGAGTACTGGCAACCCTGGCAGACAGCGGCCTTGCGCAAGCTGTACCACAGCCGTTACCAGGCACGTGAGGGGCATCGGCATGTGCATGGGGCCAATCTGGGTGTGTGTGCCGACGCCTATGATCGGGTGGGCGGCTTCCAGCCCCTGGCGGCACATGAGGATGTGCAACTGGTCAACGACCTGCAGGCCAGTGGGGCGCAGATCGTATGGACCGCCAGGCATAGCGTGGCCACCAGCAGCCGGCGCGACAGCCGCGCGCGCGAAGGGTTTGGTGATTATCTGGCGGGGTTGCAGACACAGGTTTGATGCTGGTTCGCAAGCGGCGCGTACCCTGTGGCAACTGTCTTGCTCAAATTCTAAAAGTTTGCGCGCCCCCTGTGGGAGCGGCCTTGTGTCGCGAAAGGGCTGCAAAGCAGCCCCAGCAATTTCAACTGTTGCGCATCAATCCTGGGGCCGCATTGCGGCCCTTTCGCGACACAAGGCCGCTCCCACAGGTACAGCGACAACCTCGAGAGCAACGCTATACCTGTGGGAGCGGCTTTAGCCGCGAAGAATTCAACGCGGTGCATGGCACCGGCTGCGCCGGTGTTCGCGGCTAAAGCCGCTCCCACAGGGGGCCGCGTTATGTTCAGTTCCATGCGAGCTGGCTTGCGGTGACGATTCCTTTCACGACGCCTTGCGTGTCTTCTTCGCCGGCTTCTTGCCACCGAGGCTGCGCTTGAGCAGTTCGGTGAGGTCGAGGATGTCGGCGCTTTTCCCCGCTTCCGTCGCCTCGCCCTTCTCCACAGTCTCGATCTTGCCCTTGCTGGCCTTCTCTTCCACCAGGTCCATGATGGTCTGGCGGAAGGCATCGTGGTAATCCGCGGGTTTCCAGGGCCCGCTCATGTCTTCCACCAACCGCTTGGCCATGTCCAGTTCGCGCTTGTCCACCTTGGCCTCGGTGACGCTGCTGTCCAGTTCCAGCGTTTCCAGCCCGCGCACTTCTTCGGGCCAGCGCAGGGTGATCATCACCAGCGCATCATCCAGCGGGCGTAACAGCGCCAGGTGCTGTCGGGTGTGCAGCACCACCGTGGCCAGCGCCACCTTGCCGGTTTTTGCCAGGGTTTCGCGCAGCAAGGCGTACACCTTGCCGCCACGGCGGTCGGGGGTAAGGTAGTACGGCGTGTCGAAGTGCTGCAGCGGGATCTCGCCAGCCTCCACGAAGGAAAAGATATCGATCGTCTGGGTCGCCTCGGGCCGGGCCTTGCGGATTTCCTCCTCGCTGATCACCACGTAGCGGCCCTTCTCGAACTCGACGCCCTTGACGATGTTGTCCTTGTCGATTTCCTTGCCGGTGACCTTGTTCACCCGCTTGTAGCCGACCGGTTCCATGCTGCGCTTGTCGAGCCAGTCGAAATCGACCCGCTCGGTGCGCACCGCGGTGTTGAGGGCCACGGGGATGTGCACGAGGCCGAAACTGATGGCGCCTTTCCAGATTGCCCTAGCCATTGAGGTGCTCCCAGGTTGCCTGCCAATACCTGAATCGACTGCAACGGGCGGCGAAGGTTTAGCCGCCCCGCCCTACGGCAGCGGGTTGCCGCCGGTCACGCCGAACACCTCGCCGGTGATGTAGCTGGACTCCTGGCTGGCCAGCAACACATACACCGGCGCACATTCGGCGGGCTGCCCCGGTCGCTTCATCGGTGTATGCGCGCCGAAGTCGGGGATTTTCTCCGGTGGCTGGCCGCCGCTGGGCTGCAGCACGGTCCAGATGGGGCCAGGGGCAACGGCGTTGACCCGGATACCGCGCTCGATCACCTGCTTGGCCAAGGCCTTGGTGAAGGCAACGATCGCGGCCTTGGTGGTGGCATAGTCGAGCAAGGTGGCCGAAGGCTGGTAGGACTGGATCGAGGCGGTGTTGATGATGGTCGCCCCCGCCGGCATCAGCGGCACGGCCGCCTGGCACAGCCAGAACAGCGCGTAGACGTTGGTTTTCAGGGTGTGGTCGAACTGCTCGTGGCTGACCTGGCTGATGTCCTTGCGCGCCTCCTGCTTGCCGGCGACGTTGACCAGGATGTCCAGGCCGCCGAGCTGCTCGTGGGCCTGGTCGACCAGTTCCTTGCAGAACTGCTCGTCCTTCAGGTCACCGGCAAGGGCCACCACCTTGCGGCCTTCGGCTTCGATCAGCTTGATGACTTCGCGGGCATCGGGTTGTTCGATGGGCAGGTAATTGAGGGCAATGTCGGCACCCTCGCGGGCGAAGGCAATGGCCACTGCCCGGCCGATGCCCGAGTCTGCGCCGGTGATCAGCGCCTTGCGCCCCGCCAGGCGGCCAAAGCCCTTGTAGGTGGTTTCGCCGTGGTCTGGTTCGGGCTGCATGTTGGCGTCCAGCCCTGGTGCTGGCTGGCCTTGGGCCGGGAACGGAGGGTGCGGGTACTGGGTCAGCGGGTTCTGCATGCTGAACTGGTCGTGCGGTTTGCTGGGCATGGGGGCCACTCCTCTGGTGAAACCGGTGTTGGCCCATTCGCGGGCTTGCCCGCTCCCACAGGTATTGAAACTGGTGGTAGTCCTGTGGGAGCGGGCAAGCCCGCGAAGGCCGTTCTACCGATTTCGAGGTAAACCGCCATCGATGGTTTTTTCCGACTGGCCCAAACACTGACCAGCGGTCGATACGTCACTCAAAGTGACTAGTTCCGTACCTCAGCTGTGTCGACATCCGGCGCATCCGGTGCATCTGGCGCGTCTGGAGCATCTGGCGCGTCGTCCACATCCGCCCTTGCAGCGTCTCTGGCTGCATTGGCAGCGACTTTGGCTTCGTCCCTGGCGGCATCTGCCGTAGCCCTGGCAGCATCTCTGGCGGCATCAGCTTCGTCTCGGGCTGCGTCGCGGGCAGCATCTGCCGCGGCCCTGGCAGCGTCTCTGGCTTCATCTGCGCCGGCTACGCCAGCAGCTTTTGCGGCGTCACGGGCTGCATCCGCCTCGGCTCTGGCAGCGTCTCTGGCGGCATCTGCAGTAGCTTTTGCCGCATCCCGGGCGGCATCTGCCTCAGCCCTTGCAGCGTCTCTGGCTGCATCAGCATCGTCTCGCGCTGCGTCCCTGGCGGCATCTGCCGCATCGTTGTCGTTGTCGTTGTCATGCGCATCGCCTGGGCCTCTGCCGGCCATGCCACCATGGTCACCATCGCCGGCCCCCGGGCCACCATGGCCGCCATGACCGCCACCGCCGTCACCGCCGTGACCACTGCCTCCGCCACCGCTGCCACCGCTGCCACCACCGTGACCGCCACCGCCTCCAGAGCCACCGCTGCCACCACCGTGACCACCGCCACCTCCAGAGCCACCGCCGCCACTACCGTGACCGCCGCCGCCTCCAGAACCACCGCTGCCACCACCGTGACCGCCGCCACCTCCAGAGCCACCGCCACCGCCGCTGCCGCCGTGGCCACCACCACCGCCGCCGCTGCCACCGTCTTTGGCATACACGCTGGAGAAACTACCGATGTAGTCGGGCACCAGGACGGTCGAGGCCGACAGGACGCCACCTATTGCCAATGCCAACAAACATTTCTTGAGCAACATGATGCACCTCCGCTTGGAGTTGCGTCGTCATCTCCGTATCGAACGCAATGACCAATGAGTTCGCAACCGCCCATGGAGCGGACAGCCAACCGGCGCGGCCATAGATCTGCAGTGTCAGCGAGCAGCTTCGGTTTCGCACGATCCTTCAGAGCCAGTCAGCATCTTTGCGTGGGAAATATTCCCACATATTAAGACTAGTACTGTCTGCCTGAGTTCAAAGGACCGAATATCAGGCCAAGGCACGTTCTAAGACTGTTGGGGCCGCTTTGCGGCCCTTCGCGGCGGTTCGGCGTCCCGACGTGCCCGCTGCCACAGGTTTGGTGCCATGCTCAGGATATGCGCGGTTCCTGTGGGAGCGGGCGAGCCCGCGAAGGGCTGCAAAGCAGCCCCAATCACGCCTGGCTGAACAGCACCTGCCTGAAAGCCTCAGCCGCCAGGTGTACCTGCACCGCCCAGTCCTGCGCCGCGTCACTGCCGGCATCATCGGAAATGTATTTCAGGCACACGAACGGGATGCCTTCGCCGCGTGCGATCAGCGCCAGCACGTAGGCTTCCATGTCGACCACGTCATAAGGTGCATCGCCATGGTTGATCTCGAAGCTGTCGCCACTGCCGCAGGTTTCCAGGGCCAGGCCGGGGATCTGCGCCCCATGCTCCAGCACCACCGGGATGTCCGACAGAGGTGTCTGGTAGCGGGCGAAGCCCAGCGGGGTCACATCCATGTCGCGCTGCACGAAGCGGGTACAGCACACCACCTCGCCCTTGCCATGGCGCTGGCTGCCGGCCGAGCCGAGGTTGACGATCAGCCTGGGCCGGCGCGCGGCAATGGCCTTGGTCAGGGCGATGGCGGCATTGACCTTGCCGATGCCGGTGAACACGGTGTTGACGTCAGCGAATACATCGCCGGCCTCGGCTTCGAGGGCGAAGACAAACAACGTGTCGTCCAGGGAAATGTCGGGGAATTGCTTGATCAGCATCATGGCGCAGGTGGTTCCGAGTGGCTGCGAAAGGCGCGGCCATTTTCGGCAAACCCCGGCTAATTGCAAGCCCCGGCGGCCACCACGGCCCGTAACGCCTGCACCCTGCCCAGGCCGGCAGCGCTGGCCTGAGCCAGGCATTGCAGTTGCTGGTCGGCATGGGTGCCGTCGCGCAGCAGGCGTTGTGCATGGTGGAAGGCGCGCTCGGCGTCTGCGGTGTCGATCGGCAACTGCTCCTGCAATTGAGCCAACCAACCTTCGGCCGTGACCGGCTGTTGCTCATGCAGGCCAATGAACTCGCCCTGGCGCCCATGACGCATGGCGCGCCAGTAGTTTTCCTGGGTGATCCAGCGCTGTTCGCGGTTGCAGGCCGCCGGGTCATGCCGGTACACGATGCTGTGCTCCACCAGGTGACGAAACAGCGCAGCGATGCACAGCGCGTCCTCCAGCCGCGGGCAGCCGTCGCAGATGCGCAGCTCGACCGTCGGGAAACGCCGCGAAGGCCGGATCGCCCACCAGAAGTCGCCATCCGCGGCTAGCGACCCTGTGCGTTGCAGCAATGCACGGTAGCGCTCGTAGGCGGCCCAGTCCGGCAACGGCTCGGGCAAGCCCATGTGCGGCCATTCCCCGCAAATCACCCGACGATAGCTCATGTAGCCGGTGCACTGGCCTTCCCACAGCGGGGATGACGCACTCAGCACCAGCAACAGGGGCAACCAGCCCAGTACGCGGTTGATCAATTGCATGCGGTCGCAACCTGGCGGTACGCCCACGTGTACATGCAGGCCGTTGAGCAGGCTGCGCCGCGCCACATGCCGGTAGTCAGCGAACAGTTGCTGGTAGTGCGCCGGGGTAGCAGGTTTCTGCCGCAGCCAGGCGGCATTGGGGTGGCTCGCCGCACCGTACAGGCCCATGCCCTCTTCGGCCAGCGCTGTGTTCAGCTGCTGGCGGCTGTGCTGGAAGAACTCGCGTGCCTCGAACAGGTTGGCGAACACCGGCGAGGCCACCTCGATCTGGCTGCGGAACATTTCCTGGGCAAAATGCTGGCCCAGCGCCTTGCGACAACGCCCGACCACGGCTGGCGAAGGTGTGGCTGGCACCTGCCCTGTGTCCAGGTTCACCAGCAGGTATTCTTCCTCGATGCCGAACGTGCAGGGTCGGGCCATGCTGCCTCAGCTGTTGCGGGTAACTGTGAGCACCACCGCGGCGATGCGCTCGACCTGCTCGTAACCGGGTTCGTTCAGTTGCTCGCCGAACACGTCCGGGTCGATTTCCCGATACACCCAGGACCATTCCGGGCCCGCCAGGCGCAGGCGAATGGCTTCGAGCAAGGCGTCCCGGCCTTCGACGATCGCCACGCCGGTATACAACAGTAGCGAGCCCCCCGAGCCGAGCCGCTCGCAGGCTTGTTCGACGATCCGCAGCGAAAGCTGCGCGCCGAGCGAACCGCCGCCATGCCGATAGGTACGTTCGCTGGCATCGAGCATGTACGGCGGGTTGGCAACGATAAGGTCGAACAGCCCGGTAATGCCGCCGAGCAGGTCACTTGGCTCCACGGACACATTGCTCAGGCCC
Encoded here:
- a CDS encoding phosphotransferase system, HPr-related protein — translated: MARADEPKPYTPTEIDDTEDRMGSVHELDFDERLDEREGRVGDERPAADVAREFPPRRVAESGMTGGEALSDSLHEDNVTYDDLSPDTLLDETGARDPHEPGGSGGPADKTLRRVEANEIGGGIGLDEAELARSAPLDGEPWADDVIDDEESKP
- a CDS encoding glycosyltransferase, with the protein product MIAVVIPAHNEARRLGRCLRAVLAAALQAQQAGHQVEVLVVLDRCSDGSAAVARRFGVQVLTVDAGNVGMARRVGAAYMVERGAQWLACTDADSRVPEHWLLSQLACRAEVVCGTVHVEYWQPWQTAALRKLYHSRYQAREGHRHVHGANLGVCADAYDRVGGFQPLAAHEDVQLVNDLQASGAQIVWTARHSVATSSRRDSRAREGFGDYLAGLQTQV
- the ligD gene encoding DNA ligase D; translated protein: MAKPLQEYARKRDFNATPEPSGKRSRGKRAHALQFCIQKHDASHLHYDFRLELDGTLKSWAIPKGPSLDPKVRRLAVHVEDHPLDYADFEGHIPEGHYGAGDVIVWDRGIWEPEGDAREAYAKGKLRFRLQGEKLGGVWNLFRTHLAGKKEQWMLVKSHDSQARSEADYSIVDAQPDSVLSDRTLVPRKPAAKKAAAPRRKTASKGRKVPLPAQLQPQLATLVDSPPSGDWRYEVKFDGYRILARIDGDDVRLFTRNGHDWSGKMPRQVAALRALGLDSAWFDGEVVVAGEDGAADFQALQNAFDTEHDEHITYYLFDLPFLGGQDLRQLPLQDRRNTLQQLLEHNESDVLKYSADFDQPVESLLDSACRLQLEGLIGKRVDSPYSGRRSPDWIKLKCKQRQEFVIVGYTDPKGSRSGFGALLLALHDNDSGELRYAGKVGTGFSATTLASIHARLKPLEIARPALPNPATGAEARGVHWLKPQLLAEVAYAQMTRDGIVRHSVFHGLRDDKPATAIDLERSMPAKTLPKRKQAKAPEALGELRLTHPERVVDATSGVTKREVAEYYAAVSQWILPQLEHRPVALVRAPDGLAGELFFQKNAGQLHLPNVLSYDKAEAGQAAMVVNRADTLLGAVQMNMIELHTWNATDKDFDKPDRFVLDLDPDPALPWKAMLEATQLALTLLDELGLKVFLKTSGGKGMHLVVPLTRRASWDEVKAFSHGIVDYLARLFPDRLSAVSGPKNRIGRIFIDYLRNGKGATTACAYTLRAREGLPVSVPIWREELPQLKGANQWNIGNVLERLGEVDDPWAEYGKTRQSITVGMRKQLGLA
- a CDS encoding acyl-CoA dehydrogenase family protein, which gives rise to MSIVQDFDLTNLDRLLRAFSERQQPLNLDTQLPQLIQALQADHLDLLPLPGQGNTLRRWQTLARVAGCDLALAKLYEGHTDALAILAECAAAHHAAEGIWGVWAAEPPDARACIVARDGDQVRLEGRKAWCSGALQIDRALVTAWDQHDQPQLVAIELSHPSQGLAIDRWQAIGMATTASVEVEFNHTPGIAIGRPGQYLSRPGFWHGGAGIAACWYGAAEALADYLREHCRNPRPDPHADAHLGAVDAALYGARAALRECAAWIDRQPGADASFEVRRTRAQVEQAVEQVIHHVGRALGATPFCRDNHFARLSADLPVFLRQSHAERDLAALGEQLAQRPAGVWQL
- a CDS encoding Ku protein; amino-acid sequence: MARAIWKGAISFGLVHIPVALNTAVRTERVDFDWLDKRSMEPVGYKRVNKVTGKEIDKDNIVKGVEFEKGRYVVISEEEIRKARPEATQTIDIFSFVEAGEIPLQHFDTPYYLTPDRRGGKVYALLRETLAKTGKVALATVVLHTRQHLALLRPLDDALVMITLRWPEEVRGLETLELDSSVTEAKVDKRELDMAKRLVEDMSGPWKPADYHDAFRQTIMDLVEEKASKGKIETVEKGEATEAGKSADILDLTELLKRSLGGKKPAKKTRKAS
- a CDS encoding nucleosidase; translated protein: MMLIKQFPDISLDDTLFVFALEAEAGDVFADVNTVFTGIGKVNAAIALTKAIAARRPRLIVNLGSAGSQRHGKGEVVCCTRFVQRDMDVTPLGFARYQTPLSDIPVVLEHGAQIPGLALETCGSGDSFEINHGDAPYDVVDMEAYVLALIARGEGIPFVCLKYISDDAGSDAAQDWAVQVHLAAEAFRQVLFSQA
- a CDS encoding PIG-L deacetylase family protein, whose translation is MRQNLIQANSGTPWAAWQQAAHLARATWITPQQLCPPGRRLVLLAPHPDDEILMAGGLLAGFHGREDDLVLISATDGEASHPGSTHWSEHRLRRQRPLESRHALQQLDLDLGRMDWRRLHLKDGALPRDEAFLLNHLSQLLRPDDLLMATWSGDGHCDHEAVGRAAAQAARMRKVQCLEVPVWAWHWAQPDDPRLPWPRAHRIQLDEASLARKRKALAAHVSQLEPDGQRPPVLPPNLLDCLLQPFELVFL
- a CDS encoding class I SAM-dependent methyltransferase, whose translation is MSLDPQYFADLYATSEDPWAFRTRWYEKRKRELVMASLPRQCYQRVFEPACANGELSALLAERCANLLCQDLDPTAVALAGERLAGLSNVSVELARLPSDWPHGHFDLIVLSEVGYYLDPTDWLQVIEQSVASLTYDGGLLACHWKHPIAGCPQDGREVHRMLARHLPLYLQFQHDEADFVLEYWASQPSVVDLDETCP
- a CDS encoding carboxylate-amine ligase, whose protein sequence is MARPCTFGIEEEYLLVNLDTGQVPATPSPAVVGRCRKALGQHFAQEMFRSQIEVASPVFANLFEAREFFQHSRQQLNTALAEEGMGLYGAASHPNAAWLRQKPATPAHYQQLFADYRHVARRSLLNGLHVHVGVPPGCDRMQLINRVLGWLPLLLVLSASSPLWEGQCTGYMSYRRVICGEWPHMGLPEPLPDWAAYERYRALLQRTGSLAADGDFWWAIRPSRRFPTVELRICDGCPRLEDALCIAALFRHLVEHSIVYRHDPAACNREQRWITQENYWRAMRHGRQGEFIGLHEQQPVTAEGWLAQLQEQLPIDTADAERAFHHAQRLLRDGTHADQQLQCLAQASAAGLGRVQALRAVVAAGACN
- a CDS encoding SDR family oxidoreductase, translating into MPSKPHDQFSMQNPLTQYPHPPFPAQGQPAPGLDANMQPEPDHGETTYKGFGRLAGRKALITGADSGIGRAVAIAFAREGADIALNYLPIEQPDAREVIKLIEAEGRKVVALAGDLKDEQFCKELVDQAHEQLGGLDILVNVAGKQEARKDISQVSHEQFDHTLKTNVYALFWLCQAAVPLMPAGATIINTASIQSYQPSATLLDYATTKAAIVAFTKALAKQVIERGIRVNAVAPGPIWTVLQPSGGQPPEKIPDFGAHTPMKRPGQPAECAPVYVLLASQESSYITGEVFGVTGGNPLP